The window GCAATAAAAATCGAatataatatttagtatatttagaaaataataaatataaattatcaggTAATGGGATACTAATCAAGTATAGAGTACCCGACGAATTGGggatatgatataaataaagataaccGTCGGATTTAGGATCGGATAGTAAAATGATAATCAGATTCGATAACTAAGTCAGATATTATGCTTTGTTCAAAAAGTGACTACTTCCAAATCCAAGCCCATTTCCAGGGGTTGTCATCCTTTTCCAGTGATTGCTAAGAACATTTAGTTAATTTCAATATCATCTTTAACAccaattatttcaaatttattagcCAGCCTAAACTTGGATGTGCATTAGCCCATTCCATAACTAAAAGCTACAAATATTTATTGCCATAAAAATTCCTTAGTGTTTTCTTCAAAAACATtctaataatatgatttttttttaatctaaatttaaaacattaatattaggATCCAATATGATTTTCAGtgaatttttaaacaattaatattgaAAAGAGTTACCAAAAAAAACTTAAGCGGCATTAACACAAACACCTTATATGCATTTCATATCTTAACCTtcatcgtcttcttcttcatcgctaCCATTATCTTCTCCATAACCACCACCAATCTCACAGATCCGATTCCATACAATCACCGGAACAGGTACAACTGACAATCTAGGCTGCCGGAAAAGCGCAAAATCCTTCTTCAAATCACCATCGGCCTTCATCTCCTTCAAATCAACTGGCCGCTTCATCTCTGCAACCGCTTTCACATCCACGGCACCGTCGCCATCGTCGCCATCATCGTACCACTGGCGAACGACGGAGACGACTCCTACAACTCGACGGGATTTGGAGCCGGAATGGTAGAAGAAACAGAGGTCGTTGAGACGCATAGATTTGAGGTTTTTTTGTGCTTGTTTGTTTTTTACGCCGTCCCATTTGGAGATACCTCCGTTGACAGCTTGATCTTCCCATGACCATTCTCCTGGTTCGGTTTTGAGAAGCCAGTAGTTTTTGTCTATCTTCATTTTTATGGAATTGAATCTGTTTCTTGAAATGCTTGAAGATTTGACATTAATGGTGAAGAATGTTGAAGGGTTGGAAAGAAGAGAAAACATTTGGCGGGAAACTAAATCTGTTATGGCGCTAGTATAGGTAATTGGAATAATCTTATTtatacaacaattttttttattatgttaaaaattcaaattaattaattaaaattatttttttttaatgtttttcttttattgaaaaaaagggaatttatattaaaaatgaaaaaaagaaaatcgtTTCAGTACAAACGATAaagaatggaaaaaaaaaaaccttacttaataaattatcgaGTTTGTAAATCATCGAgaaaacgattaactctccAACCGATTTTACTAACTTTCTTGAACGAATCTCAAAAAACGtcgtaataataacattatgaatgatacgtatCGGACGACCACGATCATGGAAAGTTCGACAATTTT is drawn from Impatiens glandulifera chromosome 3, dImpGla2.1, whole genome shotgun sequence and contains these coding sequences:
- the LOC124932359 gene encoding thymocyte nuclear protein 1, whose product is MFSLLSNPSTFFTINVKSSSISRNRFNSIKMKIDKNYWLLKTEPGEWSWEDQAVNGGISKWDGVKNKQAQKNLKSMRLNDLCFFYHSGSKSRRVVGVVSVVRQWYDDGDDGDGAVDVKAVAEMKRPVDLKEMKADGDLKKDFALFRQPRLSVVPVPVIVWNRICEIGGGYGEDNGSDEEEDDEG